Below is a genomic region from Pseudomonas frederiksbergensis.
TCGCCGCTGATGCTCCCGGATACGTTACGCGCCGCCGGGGCACCGTGATAAGCATCAAACCCGACGCGCTCAAGATTGGCGGCGAAGCTGAATTTGCTGTCATCGGTCGCCTCGGGCCGGACGTCGATCAGCACGTTGCGCAAAGCACCGGTGACCTTGAGCCGCTCGACCACCGTGGCGAAGTCTTTGGGCAGCGGCCCCAGAGCATTCAGCAATGGTGTGATCGGGGCGAGGTCGAAGCGATCGGCTTGCAGGTGCCAGAGCTCCGGGGTCTTTTCAGTGGTCGCGGTCTGTTGAAGTTGCAGATGGGTTTCCCAACGGGTTTCCCCAAGGGTCATGGCCAGAGAATCGAAGGACACCTGGAAACCTTCGGTACCGCGCTGGAAATACCCGTTGAACGCCAGATTGTCGATCTTGATCGGTGTACGTTCGGCGTAGGCACCCTTGATTTGCGGCGCATTGAGACGAACCGCGGCGCGTTGCAGGGTGCCCTTGCTCCAGTTAACCCAAAGCTCGCCACCGGCCTTGATCTCGGAAAAATTCCATTGCTGGGTCAAGCGCTCGGGCAACCATTTCGACCAGTCACTTTGTGGCAGGCTAAGGTAGGCATCGACTTCGGCCGCTTGCCACTGATCGGCACGAATCCGGCTGCTCAGACTCATGGCCAGCGGCTGGCCGTCAGGCAAGGTCAGACGAACGTCGAGGCGCTGATGGCTGACGCCGGGTTTAAGGTTCAGACCGACATAGGTCAGGGTCAGCGGCACATGGTCGATCGGCAGCAAAGTAATCTGGCTGTCGAGCACCGACAACTGCGCCACCCTCTGCATACGGTTGAGCAGTTGCTCGGGGTCCAGTGGCTGATCCTTCTGCACCGGCAAGCCTTCAAGCGACCACTGACCGTCCTGACCTTCCTTGAGGCTGATTTTCAGGCCATTGAGTTCCAGGTGTGCGATCTGCACCGCACGCGACAACAGACTGGCCCAGACATCCGGCACCACCCGCACCTGATCCAGGTGCAAGGCATTGGCGCCATCACCGACCGTCACATCGTGGGCCAGCAAAATCGGCGCCATACCACTCCAGCGCCCCTCCAGGCCACCGATCTGCAATGGCATGCCCAACGCTTCACGGGCCTTGGCTTCGACGTCCGCGCGATACTCGGCGACCAACGGAATAAACTCGCGACCGAGGCTGACGTACAGCGCCGCCAGCACCAGCAATAACGCACAAAGCCCCAGCCCCCAGCGGGTCAATGTGGTCAAAATGCGGATCAGACGATCCATGTCAGTTGGCTCCCATGGCGAAATCGTGCAGCAAGCTGAGGCCGGCCGTTAGTAATAAAACACAGCGGATCAGAGCAGCACCACGTCGTATTGTTCCTGGGAGTACATGGTTTCTACCTGAAAACGAATGGTTCGCCCGATAAAACCTTCAAGTTCCGCGACATTGCCTGACTCTTCGTCGAGCAACCGGTCAACCACTTTCTGGTTAGCCAGTACGCGATAGCCTTCAGCCTGATAGGCGCGGGCTTCACGCAAGATCTCCCGAAAGATTTCATAACACACGGTTTCCGGGGTCTTGAGCTTGCCACGGCCCTGGCAGCTGCTGCACGGCTCGCAGAGCACTTGCTCGAGACTTTCGCGTGTGCGCTTGCGCGTCATCTGCACCAGGCCCAACTCGGTGATACCGATGATGTTGGTCTTGGCGTGATCGCGCTCCAGCTGTTTCTCCAGCGTACGCAGCACTTGGCGCTGATGCTCCTCATCTTCCATGTCGATGAAGTCGATGATGATGATCCCGCCCAGATTACGCAGGCGCAACTGCCGGGCAATCGCAGTGGCCGCTTCCAGGTTGGTCTTGAAGATAGTCTCTTCAAGATTGCGGTGTCCGACGAACGCACCAGTATTCACATCAATGGTACTCATGGCTTCTGCCGGATCGACCACCAGATAACCACCGGACTTGAGCGGCACTTTGCGCTCCAGTGCCTTTTGAATTTCGTCTTCGACGCCATACAGATCGAAAATCGGCCGTTCGCCCGGGTAGTGCTCCAGACGGTCGGCGATTTCCGGCATCAGCTCGGCAACGAACTGCGTGGTTTTCTGGAAGGTTTCCCGCGAGTCGATGCGGATCTTCTCGATCTTCGGGCTGACCAGATCGCGCAAGGTGCGCAGGGCCAGGCCGAGGTCTTCGTAGATCACGTTCGGTGCGCTGACGGTCTTGATCTGCGCGCCAATCTGATCCCAGAGGCGGCGCAGGTAACGGATGTCCATCAGGATCTCATCGGCACCGGCGCCTTCAGCAGCAGTGCGCAGAATGAAACCGCCCGCCTCCTTGATGCCTTCCTTCGCGACACAATCGGTGACCACTTGCTTGAGGCGTTCGCGCTCGGATTCATCCTCGATTTTCAGCGAAATACCGACATGAGCCGTGCGCGGCATGTACACCAGATAGCGCGAGGGAATCGACAGCTGGGTCGTCAGGCGTGCGCCCTTGGAACCGATCGGATCCTTGGTGACCTGCACCACCAGGCTCTGACCTTCATGCACCAGTGCGCTGATGCTTTCCACCGCTGGGCCTTCACGCAGGGAAATTTCCGAGGCGTGGATAAAGGCCGCCCGGTCCAGACCGATATCGACAAATGCCGCCTGCATGCCTGGCAGAACGCGAACGACCTTGCCTTTATAAATATTGCCGACAATCCCGCGACGCTGGGTGCGCTCGACATGAACCTCTTGCAGAACACCGTTTTCGACCACCGCCACGCGCGATTCCATCGGCGTGATGTTGATCAGAATCTCTTCACTC
It encodes:
- the rng gene encoding ribonuclease G produces the protein MSEEILINITPMESRVAVVENGVLQEVHVERTQRRGIVGNIYKGKVVRVLPGMQAAFVDIGLDRAAFIHASEISLREGPAVESISALVHEGQSLVVQVTKDPIGSKGARLTTQLSIPSRYLVYMPRTAHVGISLKIEDESERERLKQVVTDCVAKEGIKEAGGFILRTAAEGAGADEILMDIRYLRRLWDQIGAQIKTVSAPNVIYEDLGLALRTLRDLVSPKIEKIRIDSRETFQKTTQFVAELMPEIADRLEHYPGERPIFDLYGVEDEIQKALERKVPLKSGGYLVVDPAEAMSTIDVNTGAFVGHRNLEETIFKTNLEAATAIARQLRLRNLGGIIIIDFIDMEDEEHQRQVLRTLEKQLERDHAKTNIIGITELGLVQMTRKRTRESLEQVLCEPCSSCQGRGKLKTPETVCYEIFREILREARAYQAEGYRVLANQKVVDRLLDEESGNVAELEGFIGRTIRFQVETMYSQEQYDVVLL